The following DNA comes from Bacteroidales bacterium.
GGAAGGTTAAGGGGGGGCGTTATCCCGAACTTGTTTCGGGAGAAGCGCTGAACTGAAGCCCCGGTAAACGGCGGCCGTAACTATAACGGTCCTAAGGTAGCGAAATTCCTTGTCGGGTAAGTTCCGACCTGCACGAATGGTGCAACGATCTGGGTACTGTCTCGGCCATGAGCTCGGTGAAATTGTAGTTCCGGTGAAGATGCCGGATACCCGCAACGGGACGGAAAGACCCCGTGAACCTTCACTACAGCTTAACATTGACGTTGGATAAACAATGTGTAGGATAGGTGGGAGATTGTGAAGCGGCTTCGCTAGGAGTCGTGGAATCAACCTTGAAATACCACCCTTTATTTATCTGGAGCCTAATCCCTAACGGGAGACAGTGTTTGGTGGGTAGTTTGACTGGGGTGGTCGCCTCCAAAAGAGTAACGGAGGCTTTCAAAGGTACCCTCAGCACGCTTGGTAACCGTGCGCAGAGTGCAATGGCATAAGGGTGCTTGACTGTGAGACCTACAAGTCGACCAGGTACGAAAGTAGGACATAGTGATCCGGCGGTTCCGTATGGAAGGGCCGTCGCTCAAAGGATAAAAGGTACTCCGGGGATAACAGGCTGATCACTCCCAAGAGCTCACATCGACGGAGTGGTTTGGCACCTCGATGTCGGCTCGTCACATCCTGGGGCTGGAGAAGGTCCCAAGGGTTGGGCTGTTCGCCCATTAAAGTGGCACGCGAGCTGGGTTCAGAACGTCGTGAGACAGTTCGGTCCCTATCTGTTGTGGGCGTTGGAAATTTGAGAGGGCCTGACTCTAGTACGAGAGGACCGAGTTGGACAAACCTCTGGTGTATCTGTTGTGCTGCATAAGTGCATCGCAGAGTAGCTATGTTTGGAAGAGATAAGCGCTGAAAGCATCTAAGCGCGAAGCTTGCCTCAAGATGAGATTTCCTTTAAGGGTCGTTAAAGACTATAACGTTGATAGGCTGCAGGTGTAAAGGTAGCAATGCCAAAGCCGAGCAGTACTAATTACCCAAAAACTTTCATCACCGATGAGGATAGTTTTCTTTTAGTATGTCATTATTTTATTTAAAATTCTAAGGCGGTTAAAGCGACGGGGTTCCACCTCTAACCATACCGAACAGAGAAGTTAAGACTGTCTGCGCCGATGTTACTGCATTCGCGGGAAAGTAGGTCGCTGCCTTTTTTTAAGCCTCAATCTTTTGATTGAGGCTTTTTTTATTGCCTTTATTTTGAGTAAAAGTATGCTTTATCATATATTTGTAATTTATTATAACATAAATGATGATTTATTATAAAACAAGTGAAGAAATTGAATTAATAAGGGAAAGTGCATTAACAGTTTCACGAACTCTGGCAGTAGTAGCTGAATATATTGGAGAAGGAGTAACAACCGGAAAGCTTGATAAACTTGCCGAAGAGTTTATCAGAGATACCGGAGGAGTACCGTCTTTTAAGGGGTATCAAGATTTTCCGGCTACTTTGTGTATGTCGGTGAATGAGGAAGTTGTACATGGTATCCCGGGAGATTATAAACTCAAAAACGGTGATATTATTTCTGTTGATTGCGGGGTTTATAAAAATGGGTTTCACGGAGATCATGCATATTCATTTAAAATAGGAGAGGTAGATTCTGCTGTGTCAAAACTGTTGAGGATTACTAAGGAGTCTTTATATGTTGGGATTGAAGCCGCAAGAACAGGGAACAGAATAGGAGATATTGGGTTTGCTGTTCAAAATTATGTGCAAAAAGAAGGTTATACAGTTGTAAGGGAATTAACCGGACACGGATTAGGTAAAAAATTGCATGAAGATCCTTCTGTTCCTAATTTCGGTAAAAGAGGCAGAGGCCCAAAGATTGAAAACGGAATGGTATTGGCCATTGAGCCGATGATTAATTTAGGCAAAAAAAATGTCAGACAATTATCTGACGGTTGGACTGTTATTACTGCAGACAAAAAACCGTCGGCACATTTTGAACATGATATTGCAATTATTGACGGTAAAGCTGAAATATTATCAACTTTTGATTATTTGGAAGATGTTCTAAGGAAGAGGGGAATGGAAATAAGTTAGTAAATCTGATATTCAATTAATAAAAATGCTTTCTTATAAACAAGAACAATTAAATAAAAAACAATTCTTCAAAAAGCATGATTTTCGAAAATCACGCAAATTAATATTTGCTTTATTATTTGTTTTGCTGCAAGTATTTGCAGGTTTCTCACAATCTGAACAAAAAATTGCCGGTTTGCAAAAGGAATTATCTTTATATATAGCTAATAATGATTCAACTGATATTGCAAAAACTTATTATTCACTCGGGAAAATTGCTTTTAATTCAGAAAGGAATTATGAATCAGAAATATATTTAAAAAAAGCTTTAAAATTTTCAAATAAATCAGAACAGAGAATGAAAATTTACAGTAAATTGGGCACTGTCAATTGGCGTAAAGGAAAATTTGATGATGCTATGGTTTATTACAGAAAATCTTTGAAATTTAGTGAAAAAATTGGAGATAAAAAATATCAAGCAACAGCATTAAACAATATTGGTTTTATTTATGCCGAATATGATAATATAGATAAAACACTTGAATATTATAAAAATGCTCTTGAGATTCGCAAAGAAATTAATTATAAAAAAGGAGTGGCTTGGTCGTATAACAGCATTGGTCGTGTGTATAATGAGTTAGACAGCCTCAACAAAGCATTGATTTTTTTCAATAAAGCTTTGATAATATTCAGAGAAATTAATTTTTACGAAGGTGAATCAAATACTTTAAATAATGTTGGTAATGTTTATATGAAAAAAAAGAAATATAAACTTGCAATTAAACACCACTTGGAAGCATTAAATATCCGAAAAAACAGAAACCTCTTATATCTGACAGCAGAGTCATATAAAAACCTCACAAAAATTTATATCCAAATTTCAGAATATAAAAATGCAGAAGATGCTGTTAAAAAAGGAATTTCAATTTCAAAAAATATTAAATCAAAAAAATTATTAAAGAATTTTTACTATCAATTGTTTGAGTTAAATAAAAGTAAAAACAATTACAGAAAAGCTCTTGAAAATCATTTAATATACTCAGAGTATAAAGACAGTTTATTTACAGTTGAAAGCGAAAACAAAATATCGGAACTTGAAATTCAATATCAAACAGAGAAAAAAGAACAGAAGATTAAGCTTTTAAATACAAAGAATAAACTGAATTCAGAAATAATATCCGGGCAGAAAAGCAAATTGTTGTTTTTAATTGTGGGTTCAAGTATTTTACTTATTGTGTTTACAATTGTTTTACTCATATATTTTCAAAGGAATAAAGCATATAAAATGTTGGTGAAGCAAAACATTGAAATTACAAATCTTGAAAAAACACAAAAACACAAAATATCGAAGCACGAAATTTCAAATGAACAACAAATCATAAATAATTTATTAACCATTATCGAAGAAAATAAATATTTCTTGAACACATCTTGCACTATTGATGAACTTGCAAAAAAGATTGATACAAACAGACAATACTTATCAACAATAATTAATAACAAGTTCAATTCTAATTTCAGTAGTTTTATTAATACATACAGAGTTAAAGAAGCCCGAAGACTATTGTTAGATAAGGAATATAACAAATATACCATTGATGCAATAGCTAATCTTTCAGGTTTTAATAACAGAGCTACTTTTAATACAGCGTTTAAAAAAATTACCGGTATTTCTCCTTCTTTTTTCAAAAAAGAACAAAATCTTATCTCATAAAAAATAATTAATCAGTTTTTGTATTACTTTTTTACGGTTTAGAACCTGTTTAAACCTTATTAATATGATTTTTGCGAATATCGCAAATGCCTCATATTTAGGCCATAAACAAAACAACATTGTAATGTTTTACCAATCCTTACAAACTTGATTTGATTTTTTATAATTAATAGCTCAAATTTGAATTATAATTTTTTTCAACTTTATTAAAATGATAAATTTTTAATTTTATAACTAAAAATATGTTTTTCTGTAGACTTATATTATGAACAGATTAAATCAGTTTTTTGTCTTTATTGTTTTGTTAGCATTAAATTTTAGTGCTTGCAGAAAATTTGATTCAACATACTTTGAATACAAAGCTGGTGATGAAAAGGTTGAATGCAACACTTTTTGTAATCCGGTAGGTTATTATTTAAGCGATAAAGATGAAACTACTATTGAGATATGCACAGAAGATGACAGGCAAGCTATGAATATTGTTATTCCGGAGAAAACCACAGGTGAATGGACAAACGCTGACGGAGCATATATTCTTTATACGAATGACGGAAAAACCGGTTACGAAGTTTATAACAATATGAAAGGTTCAAAACCACTATACGTAATAATCACAAAATACGGAAATGTAGGTGATTTTATTGAAGGAACTTTTTCAGCTAAACTTTCTGATGAATTTAATAATATAATTGAAATTTCGGAAGGCAGATTCAAAGTTGAACGCATAATTAATGATTATTATTAGGTGTTTTTTAGCCTTATTTATAAATAATCAGTACTAACATAAAAATAAAAACAAATGAAAAAAGTAAAAATTTTAATCGTTCTTTTATTTACATTCTCTTTAACTTTTTCACAAAAATGGACAGAATGTAACAAAGGTGATAACGGAAAACTTAATGACATTTATGTTGTTAATACAAGTACTGCATATGCGGTCGGAGAATCGGAAAGTAATATCGGTATGATGACTCCAATGGTTTTAAAAACAACCGATGAAGGGAAAACATGGGAAAATGTCGGTAAAAATTTACCCGGAATGATGTCGGGAACAATTATTACAGAATTGCTTGCATGTTATTTTATAAATGAAAATATCGGTTGGGTTGCCGGCAGAACAATGCCTGTTAATTGTCTGTTTAAAACCGAAGATGGAGGAAATACTTGGATGAAACAAGAGATAGAAGGCATTTCTCCTGTTTGTGATATTCAATTTCTTGATAAAAATACCGGTTTTGCATGTGGAACAAACGGTCTGTTTTTAAGAACAGAAAATGGAGGAGCATCTTGGGAGCAAGAAAAATTTGCTGATTTAGATAACTACAATTCTTTACATTTTTTTGATAAAAACAAAGGAATTGTTGTTAACTATACTTCAATGGGTGAAAGAATTAAAAAGACCGAAGACGGTGGTAAAACATGGAAGACAGTGTATAACAAAATGACATCTGATATGTTGAGAGGAATATATTTTGTTTCAGATAAAACCGGTTTTGTTTCCGGAGAGCATGGAGCTGTTTTAAAATCAACTGACGGCGGAAATACTTGGAAAGAACTGAAAATTTCAAATCACGGTTCTTCAACATTTGAAGATTTTTATTTTTTCAGTGTTAATTCAGGTATAGCTGTTTCAAGTGCAAATACTGTGTGTAAAACTTCTGACGGCGGAAAAACTTGGAAAAATGAAACTTCATCAATAAAAGATAATTTTGATCTATATGCAATTGATTTTAAAACAAAAAAAATAAGCGAAAAACCAATAGATGAAAATTACAAGAATGTTACATATGAAGCTGTAGGATATACAGTTGGGGACGAATGTGTTATTTATAAAACGAACAGACAATTTACTGTTAAAGAAAAAATATAAATTTTAAATAATAATTTTTAATAATACTTAAATTAACAATTATGAACAAAACAAGATTAATTTTAACAATGTTAATTGCTGTAATGATAAGTTTTACGGCATGTAAAAAAGATGAACCGAATGTAGCACCGGATAAACCATCAAATCCTACTCCGGCACATGAAGCAGTTGATATTGAAATTTCGTTGCCGTTTATTTCATGGACTTGTTCAGATGCTGACGCTGATGTAATTAGCTATGGTGTATATTTTGGTACAAGTGAAGATCCTGATTTTAAAGAAACTGTGGTGGGTGATAAGTCGTACAATCTTGCAGGATTAGAAGTAAACACTAAGTATTATTGGAAAATTATTGCTAATGACGGCAATGAACATGAAACAGCAAGTGATGTGTGGAATTTTACTACAGGAGACGGAGGAGCAGGAAATACCGG
Coding sequences within:
- a CDS encoding AraC family transcriptional regulator; the protein is MLSYKQEQLNKKQFFKKHDFRKSRKLIFALLFVLLQVFAGFSQSEQKIAGLQKELSLYIANNDSTDIAKTYYSLGKIAFNSERNYESEIYLKKALKFSNKSEQRMKIYSKLGTVNWRKGKFDDAMVYYRKSLKFSEKIGDKKYQATALNNIGFIYAEYDNIDKTLEYYKNALEIRKEINYKKGVAWSYNSIGRVYNELDSLNKALIFFNKALIIFREINFYEGESNTLNNVGNVYMKKKKYKLAIKHHLEALNIRKNRNLLYLTAESYKNLTKIYIQISEYKNAEDAVKKGISISKNIKSKKLLKNFYYQLFELNKSKNNYRKALENHLIYSEYKDSLFTVESENKISELEIQYQTEKKEQKIKLLNTKNKLNSEIISGQKSKLLFLIVGSSILLIVFTIVLLIYFQRNKAYKMLVKQNIEITNLEKTQKHKISKHEISNEQQIINNLLTIIEENKYFLNTSCTIDELAKKIDTNRQYLSTIINNKFNSNFSSFINTYRVKEARRLLLDKEYNKYTIDAIANLSGFNNRATFNTAFKKITGISPSFFKKEQNLIS
- the map gene encoding type I methionyl aminopeptidase encodes the protein MIYYKTSEEIELIRESALTVSRTLAVVAEYIGEGVTTGKLDKLAEEFIRDTGGVPSFKGYQDFPATLCMSVNEEVVHGIPGDYKLKNGDIISVDCGVYKNGFHGDHAYSFKIGEVDSAVSKLLRITKESLYVGIEAARTGNRIGDIGFAVQNYVQKEGYTVVRELTGHGLGKKLHEDPSVPNFGKRGRGPKIENGMVLAIEPMINLGKKNVRQLSDGWTVITADKKPSAHFEHDIAIIDGKAEILSTFDYLEDVLRKRGMEIS